The genomic DNA CGGCCCCGGCGATCGGCCGGAATTGCCCGCTCGCGCCGTCGTAGGCCAGGAGGGCACCGGTCTCGATCTCGAAGAACCAGCCGTGCAGCCGCAGGGATCCCTTGGCCAGGGCGGCGGCGACGCTCGGATGGGTGCGCAGATTGGCGAGCTGGACCACCACGTTCTCCAGGGCCAGGGCGTGGTGGCGGGCCTGGGCGTCCATCCCCTCGGGATAGGCCTCGCAGACGATCCGCTCGGCGGCCTCGGCGTGGCGCAACCAGGCCGCGACGCTGGGCATCCGCTTGAGCAGGTCCCGGTTCATCAGCCCCTTCATGGCGCCGCAATCCGAGTGGCCGCAGACCACGATGTCGCGCACGCCGAGGGCCACCACGGCGTACTCGATTGCCGAGGAGACGCCGCCGACCACGTCGGAGGCCGGGGGCACGATGTTGCCGGCGTTGCGGCAGACGAACAGGTCTCCGGGTCCCGCCTGGGTGATGTGCTCGGGCGAGACCCGGGAATCCGCGCAGGCGATGATCAGCGCGCTCGGGTGCTGACCGTCGCGCACCAGCTGCTGGTACATCTGCCGCTGGCCGGGGAAGACGCTGCCCTGGAAGCTGGCGATGCCCTGGATGAGGTTGTTCATGAAGGGTCCCTGAGGCCGGGAGAACCGGAAGGCGAGAGCGGGGAAGGGCGATGCGCCGGAGCGCGCAGCGGTGTTCGGTCGGCTCCGCCCGGCCGGAGGGGCCGGGCGGCGGGTCTCGGTGTCGGGTGACGTGTCGGGTGTCGCGTCGGAGGCCCGGCCTCCGACGTCTCAGCGACGGACCCGGCGGCGCTCCGCGGTTCCGGAGGCCCAGTGCGGGTCGACGACCTGGCCGCGCGCCACGGTGGCCCCAGCCCTGTCGTGAACCATCGGCGCCCCGAGGAGCTGCCCGGACCCGGAGCGCTGCGAGTGCAGCGAGCGCGGGTCGTGGTGCGGGTCGTTGATGTAGGAGCTCATGTGGCCGCCGCCGGCAGCCTGCCGGCTCCCGCCGCCGCCTTCGCCCGCCTGCGCCGCCAGGGGCGCTCCGAGGATTCCGACCACGAGGCCGAGGGCGAGGCCGAAGGCGGGACCGGCCGCGTGGCCGCGAACCGGGAGATGTCGGGACTGGGTGCGGGACTGGATCATGACGTTTCCTCGCTGTTCGACTTGTGGCGAGGGACACCGCATCCCTGCCGATAAGTCGACCCTAGTCTACATTTTCGGAATAGCGTGTGCGCATCGGCACATTGTATCGACGAAAGCTTTAATCCGTGGCGTAAGTACTATCGTGTGCGTCCGCGCACGTCTTTGTCCATCTTGAGAGAGCGGCCGGGATTAAGGACAGATCTGGCGCCGACGGCGCGGAGCGTGTCCTTCCGGCGCGTGTCCTTCCGGCGCGTGTCCTTCCGGCGCGTGTCCGCGGCGCGCAGGGCCGCGCGGCCGCCCTCGCACCGCGGACGCGCGCGCTGTCGGGTGCGGTCGGGACGACGGTCGCCCGGGCCGGAGCGGGGTCAGGCCCGTCCGGTGTGGAGACGCGCCGCGGGCAGGGGATTGGCCGCCACGTAGACGAGGCCGCCGGCCTCGTAGGTGAGGCTGGCGGTCCTGCCTCCGGCGAGGCCCCGCTCGAGCAGGCGGGTGCCGAACCCCTTCCGCGACGGCGAGACGACCGGCGGGCCGCCGCACTCGCGCCAGGTCAGCCGCAGGGTCTCGGTGTCGGGACCCGCCTCCACCGTCCAGGCCAGCGCGGCCCGCCCGCCCGGAACCGACAGGGCGCCGTGCTTGACCGCGTTGGTGCACAATTCGTGCAGGATCATCGTGAGCGCGAGGGCGCCCTCGGGCGGCAGCCGCAGGTCGGGGCCGTCCAGGGTGATGCGCGGGGTGTTCGCACCCGGAGCGTCCCGGTCCGCAGGGTCACGATCCGAAGTCTCCCGACCGGAGGAATCCCGGTTCGACGGATCGCCGCCCACGGGGTCCGGACCCAGGAAGGGCCGCACCGCCTGGGCGGCGATGCCGCGCAGATCCGCGCTCGCCCAGCTCTCGCGGGTCAGGATGTCGTGGGCGCGCGACAGGGCGAGGAGCCGCGCCTCGAAGGCGTCGCGCCCGGCCGCCGCGCCGGCGCCCAGATTCTTCAGGCTCTGCGCCGCCATCGCCTGCACGGTGGCGAGGGTATTCTTCACCCGGTGATTGAGTTCGTCGATCAGCAGCCGGTGGGTCTCGGCGCGCCGGGCCCGCTCGTCCGCCGCCGCCGCGAGGGCGTCGGCGATCATCGCGCCCTCGCGCACGAGGGAGCGGGGCAGCGTCGGCAGGGGCTGGTCGCGGCCCAGGGTCTCGGCCGCGACCGCCAGATCCAGCAGGGGGCGGGCGATCAGGCCGGCGAGCAGCCACGCGAGCAGCGCCGCCGCGAGGGCCACCGCGCTGCCCGCCGCCAGGATGCCCCCGCGCAGGGCCGCCACCGAGATGAGGGCCCGGTCGGCCGTCTGCCGCACCACAACCTGCCAGCCGAGGCCCGGATAGTCGCGGTGGCCGGCCGTGGACGCGCGGGCGCTGAGATACGCGGCGCCGTCCGGCCAGGGGCCGACCCGGCTCGTGCCCTCCGGATCGAGGGGCCGGCCGCCCGCCAGGACCGAGCGGGGCAGGGGGGCGCCCTGCAGGGCGGGCGGCCCGAGGAGCACGGTGCCGTCGCGGGACAGGATCAGGATCTCGGCGCCCTGGCGGTGGCCCCGGAGGCCAGCCTCGAGGATGCGGGCCATGTCGCGCGCCCAGGTCCAGTCGAGATGGGCGGCCAGCACCCCGAGGACGCGGCCGTCCGTCGCCCGCACCGGCGCTGCGACGTCGAGGAGCCGCAGGGGCTCGCGCGCCGCCGCGCGCGCGGCGGCCTCGTCCGGGGGCATCAGCGCCTCGAGGAGCTTGGCCGGGTGCACGTCGCCCACGTAGGGGCCCGCGCGGCCGCCGCGGAAATAGTCGCGGCCGGAGACGTCGGCGCCCTCCAGGGCGCCGGTGCTGGTGACGGAGAAGCGCCCGTCGGCGTCGATCAGCCCGATGATCGAGTAGGCCGGGTAGGTCGCCTGGAGCCGCTCCATCACGGCGCGCTTGGCGGCCGTTCCGGTCCCGGGATCGCGCAGACTGTCCGAGGCGGCGGCGATCTGGATGTCGCGCCAGCGCTCGAACATCCCGATATCGAGGCCCCGGGCCATCTGACCGGCGATCTCGGCGAGCTGGCCGCCGACCTCCGCCTCGAGCCGTCGGGTCGCCTCGCGGCTCACCAGGGCGGCGAGCGTCAGGGTCGTCAGGAAGCCGAGCGTGCCGAAACCCAGGGCCAGCACGACGCGCAGCCGCGGCGCGCGCCACCGGTCACGCCATCCGCCGCGGCGGCCGGTCCGGTCCGCGGGGCCGGCGCAGGGCGCCGCAAGGGATTCCGATCGCGCGACCGCTTGCATCCGATCTCCCTGGGATCGGCCGGCTCCCGGTGGAGGGAGATCGTGCCCGCGATCCCGTCTCAGCACGCGGGGCAGGCCTCAGCAAGGCGGAAACGGGCCTCGGCGATGCAGAATTTCTATCGGGAGTTGCAAATCTGCACCCCGTCGTCCCCCGGCGTCTGGGTGCGGTCCGGGCTGCCGGCCGGGGCCTCAGTCCTCGAGAAGGGCGTGGGCCGCCCGGACCAGGAGCCCGCCCGGCCGGCGCAGGGCGTCGAGCACCGAGAAGTGCTCGGCCCCGGGGACCGGCAGCAGGGAGCCGGGGGCGTGGGCCGCCGCCCGCAGGGCGTGCAGGTTGCGGGCGTCGTGGATCAGCGCCGGCAGTTCGCGGGAGCCGTAGGCGATGCAGAGCGGCTTCGCGATCACCGGGAGCCGCAGGGGCGACAGGGTCTCGATCTCGCCGTCGGTGAGGCTCAGCTTGGCGTCCAGGGAGGTCTGGCGGATCGGCGCGAGGTCGTAGACGCCGGAGATCGCCAGACCCGCCGCCACCGCCGGATGGCCGAGCTGCATCGCGGTGAGCAGCCCGCCCGCCGACCAGCCCGACAGGATCAGGGGACCGCGGATCCCGCGCGCGGCCCCGTGGGCGGCCAGCCAGTCGAGGGCCGCGCCGATCTCCGCCACGATCCGGGAAAGGCTCGCCTCCGGCGCCAGGGTGTAGCCGACCATCGCCACCGACCAGCCGGCGGCGTTCGGGCCCTCCGCGAAGCAGGCGAACAGCTCCCGGGCGCCTCGCTGCCAGTAGCCCCCGTGGATGAAGACCAGGCAGGGCGCCGCCGCGTCCCGCGCCGGGTAGAGGTCGAGGGCGTTGCGGGCGCCGGGGCCGTAGGGCACGTCGAGGCCGGCCGGATGCGCCGCCCGATAGGCGGCCGAGGCCGCGTCCCGGGCGGCCACCTGGGCGGCGCTGTCGGCCACCGCGCGGGTGTTGTCGTAGCAGGCGTCCCGCGCCTCCTGCGCGAGGGTGTCCCAGCGGCGGCGCGGATCCGCGGGGGTCGGATCGTCCAGGCGGAACTCCAGCACCATCGTGTCCGTCTCGGGCCGCTGCGGTCGCCCGCACCATGGCAGGCGGCCGGGCCCGGGTCGAGGCGGTTCAGAAGCCGGGCGCGGCACCCGGGACGGTGCCGCCGTAGCCCCAGCCCGTGAGCGGCGGCGCCGCGACCCGCTCGCGCGTCGCCGGCGCGACCGTGCGGGCGAGGGGCCGGGGCCGCTGCCAGACCCGCCAGAGCGGCCGGTCGCGCGCCGCCATGCGGGCGAGGGTCAGGTCCATGTCGGAGGCCGCGCGGTGATGCGGTCGCCCGGCGTGGGGACCGGCCTGCCGGCGGGCCTCGGCCGGGGCGGCCAGCAGCGGGGCCGTCGGCAGGAGGAGCGTCGGCAAGAGGAGCGTCGACAAGAGGAGCGTCGACAGGAGGACGGCGAGGATCGGGGC from Methylobacterium oryzae includes the following:
- a CDS encoding sensor histidine kinase: MQAVARSESLAAPCAGPADRTGRRGGWRDRWRAPRLRVVLALGFGTLGFLTTLTLAALVSREATRRLEAEVGGQLAEIAGQMARGLDIGMFERWRDIQIAAASDSLRDPGTGTAAKRAVMERLQATYPAYSIIGLIDADGRFSVTSTGALEGADVSGRDYFRGGRAGPYVGDVHPAKLLEALMPPDEAAARAAAREPLRLLDVAAPVRATDGRVLGVLAAHLDWTWARDMARILEAGLRGHRQGAEILILSRDGTVLLGPPALQGAPLPRSVLAGGRPLDPEGTSRVGPWPDGAAYLSARASTAGHRDYPGLGWQVVVRQTADRALISVAALRGGILAAGSAVALAAALLAWLLAGLIARPLLDLAVAAETLGRDQPLPTLPRSLVREGAMIADALAAAADERARRAETHRLLIDELNHRVKNTLATVQAMAAQSLKNLGAGAAAGRDAFEARLLALSRAHDILTRESWASADLRGIAAQAVRPFLGPDPVGGDPSNRDSSGRETSDRDPADRDAPGANTPRITLDGPDLRLPPEGALALTMILHELCTNAVKHGALSVPGGRAALAWTVEAGPDTETLRLTWRECGGPPVVSPSRKGFGTRLLERGLAGGRTASLTYEAGGLVYVAANPLPAARLHTGRA
- a CDS encoding carbonic anhydrase, with protein sequence MNNLIQGIASFQGSVFPGQRQMYQQLVRDGQHPSALIIACADSRVSPEHITQAGPGDLFVCRNAGNIVPPASDVVGGVSSAIEYAVVALGVRDIVVCGHSDCGAMKGLMNRDLLKRMPSVAAWLRHAEAAERIVCEAYPEGMDAQARHHALALENVVVQLANLRTHPSVAAALAKGSLRLHGWFFEIETGALLAYDGASGQFRPIAGADMPVAQDSSASSRLQAA
- a CDS encoding alpha/beta hydrolase, translating into MVLEFRLDDPTPADPRRRWDTLAQEARDACYDNTRAVADSAAQVAARDAASAAYRAAHPAGLDVPYGPGARNALDLYPARDAAAPCLVFIHGGYWQRGARELFACFAEGPNAAGWSVAMVGYTLAPEASLSRIVAEIGAALDWLAAHGAARGIRGPLILSGWSAGGLLTAMQLGHPAVAAGLAISGVYDLAPIRQTSLDAKLSLTDGEIETLSPLRLPVIAKPLCIAYGSRELPALIHDARNLHALRAAAHAPGSLLPVPGAEHFSVLDALRRPGGLLVRAAHALLED